In the genome of Acidimicrobiales bacterium, the window CCTATGAGGAGGCGCTCGCCGCGCCGGAGCTGCTCGAGCTCGCCCGAGACGCGTCGAGCCCGACCAACCCTGAGGCGCGACGCGTCTTCGTGCGCGAGCTCGCCGGCCGCTACAGCGAGATCTACAAGTCGATCTTCGCCGCGCCCCGCGTCATCCACTCACGGGACGCGAAGTACGGAGGCGGCCCGCAGCACTACAACAAGAACGTCATCGACCCGACCTCTCCCGACGCCTCGCAGCTCTTCCACTGCCACATCGAGCTGATGGCGCCGGGCGCGCGCAGCCAGAAGCACGGCCACATGAACACCGCCGTCTTCTACATCCTCGAGGGTGAGGGCCTCGACGTGCACGACGGGGTGGAGATCCCGTGGAAGGCGGGCGACATCGCGATCGTCGAGCCCGGCTGCGTGCACCAGCACTTCAACCTGGATCGCGAGAGCCACGCAAAGATGCTGGTCATGAAGGCGAAGCCGCTCTATCTCTTCGCCAACCTCGGCTTCCAGGGCTTCGTCGAGGCCTCGCCGAAAGAGCCGGTGCCGGGCTTTGAGCACTACCTGCCGGACGAGATCGCCGCCCAGGGCGGCCCGGTCACCGGCGGTGGCGAGTGAGGCGCCCGCGCCGCCGGTGCGGGCGGAAAGGAGCTTGGCGATGAAGGAGTCGGAACGCTTCGAGCTCGGACAAAAGGGCGCGACGCACTACCAGCGGGCGCTTGCCGAGGCTTCCCAGCACGAGGTGACGATGCAGGGACTGTCGAGCTACGTCCTCGCCGAGGACCAGCAGTGGGAGCAGAGCCCGCAGGGGCTCTTGAAGCACCTTGTCAACGACCAGATGGGGACGCGCGAGTTCGCCCTCGACATGTACCTGCAGGTGATCGAGGCGGGGGAGCACTCCGGGAAGCATCGCCATTTCTCCGAGGAGGTCATCTACATCCTCGAGGGCAGCGGCTATGACCTCCACTGGGACCCGGAGTTCACGGTGGACGTCAGCTACACGTGGACTTGGGCGGAGGAGCCGCAGCGCTTCGAGTGGGCAGCCGAGGACTTCGTCGTCATCCCGCCCTACGTCAACCACCAGCACTTCGCTGGCCCCGACGGCCGCGTCCGCTTCGTCTCGTCGACCGCACGGATCATCAAGGCGATGGGCTTCGACGGCCTCGAGCAGGTGGAGTCGGTGGAGGCGCACCCGCACCCTGGGCAACCCACGGGCCTGTAGTGCTCACTCCATCCTGAACCGGCAGAACGACTAGCCCGAGGCACTAGTGGCAGTGTCTGCCTCACACGACAGCTCAGATCAACCGCCGGGCACCCGGGATCCCTGTCCAGGACCTTGAGGCCCCGAGCGGTGAGGCAACCCCTGTCTACCGTGTCTCTCTGTGGGCGATCTTTTCCTCATCCGCTTCGGCGGTGAAGGAGACGGGCCGTCGCCGCGCGAGCGGGAGCTGGAGCGCTTGCGTGCTCGGTACGCGCGCCACCTCGTCGACGCCCTGGCGATGGACGAGACGATGGCAGCGCTCGTGATCGCCACGTTGTTCGCGCCGCGCGGGCGCGACGGCAAACCGTGCTTCTGTGGTTGCCACCCCGGCCTTTCAGCGCAGCATGATGACGGCTTCGAGTGTCCCTGCACGTGGGACCAAGCGCGACGCGAAGCCGTCCGTGGGCACCTCTTCGCCGATCTGCAGACACCGGAACAGCAGGAGTGGAGGAAGCGTCTGAGAGACGAGGAAGCGGCGGCCGAGGCCTGGATCGCTCGCCAGGAGGGCGT includes:
- a CDS encoding cupin domain-containing protein; the encoded protein is MTSAYEEALAAPELLELARDASSPTNPEARRVFVRELAGRYSEIYKSIFAAPRVIHSRDAKYGGGPQHYNKNVIDPTSPDASQLFHCHIELMAPGARSQKHGHMNTAVFYILEGEGLDVHDGVEIPWKAGDIAIVEPGCVHQHFNLDRESHAKMLVMKAKPLYLFANLGFQGFVEASPKEPVPGFEHYLPDEIAAQGGPVTGGGE